Proteins found in one uncultured Desulfuromonas sp. genomic segment:
- a CDS encoding dihydroorotase — protein MKTVIKNGHVIDPSQDLDGCFDLIVEDGHIVELGKNLTAEGADEVIDADGLVVTPGLIDIHVHLRDPGFEYKEDIITGTRSAAAGGFTSVACMPNTKPVNDNKATTLYMINKAQLEGSANVFPICTITKGQEGTALVEMGDLKQAGCVGFSDDGLNVESGDVLRRAMEYAGGFDMPIIAHAEDEGIKSGGVMNEGRVATELGLAGNPWVAEASTVARDLMLAELTGARLHVCHISTRRTVELIREAKARGVKVTCEVTPHHFTLTEEAVRGYDVNAKMGPPLRTADDVKAMKEGLADGTIDAIATDHAPHHIDDKNVEFNVAANGLVGLETALPLALNLVKEGVLTLNQVISYLTIQPASVLRIPRGTLTKGATADITLIDPDYQWTLDATQMKTKAFNTPFDGWELTGAAMMTMRAGKITFQRDK, from the coding sequence AAGATGGCCATATTGTTGAACTTGGGAAGAACCTGACAGCAGAGGGTGCGGATGAGGTGATTGATGCAGATGGGCTGGTGGTAACGCCCGGCTTGATCGACATTCACGTTCATTTGCGCGATCCCGGCTTTGAATACAAGGAGGATATTATTACCGGCACCCGTTCGGCAGCAGCCGGAGGATTTACCTCTGTGGCCTGCATGCCCAATACCAAGCCGGTCAACGACAATAAGGCGACAACACTGTACATGATCAACAAAGCCCAGCTTGAAGGGTCCGCCAATGTTTTTCCGATCTGCACCATCACCAAGGGGCAGGAGGGGACAGCGCTGGTTGAAATGGGTGACCTCAAGCAAGCAGGTTGCGTCGGGTTTTCCGATGACGGCCTCAATGTCGAATCCGGCGATGTATTACGCCGGGCCATGGAGTATGCGGGTGGTTTTGATATGCCGATTATCGCCCATGCCGAAGATGAAGGCATTAAATCCGGTGGTGTGATGAACGAAGGACGTGTGGCCACCGAACTGGGGTTGGCTGGTAACCCCTGGGTTGCCGAGGCGTCAACGGTTGCCCGCGATCTGATGCTGGCCGAACTCACCGGAGCGCGGTTGCATGTGTGTCATATCTCGACCCGCCGCACCGTCGAGCTGATCCGTGAAGCCAAAGCGCGCGGCGTCAAAGTCACTTGCGAAGTGACTCCGCATCACTTCACCTTGACTGAGGAAGCCGTGCGCGGTTACGACGTCAACGCCAAGATGGGGCCGCCCCTGCGCACGGCGGATGACGTCAAGGCGATGAAAGAAGGTTTGGCTGACGGTACCATTGACGCGATTGCCACGGATCACGCACCTCATCATATCGATGATAAGAACGTCGAATTCAATGTGGCCGCCAACGGTCTTGTCGGTCTTGAGACCGCACTGCCCCTGGCTCTGAATCTGGTTAAAGAGGGCGTGCTGACACTGAATCAGGTCATCAGCTACCTGACAATCCAACCAGCGTCGGTCTTGCGCATCCCCCGCGGAACCCTGACTAAGGGCGCAACGGCTGATATCACTTTAATTGATCCGGATTATCAGTGGACTCTGGATGCTACTCAAATGAAAACCAAAGCGTTCAATACACCTTTTGACGGATGGGAATTGACTGGAGCGGCGATGATGACTATGCGCGCCGGTAAGATCACATTTCAACGAGATAAGTAA